A window of Acinetobacter sp. TR3 contains these coding sequences:
- a CDS encoding 1-acyl-sn-glycerol-3-phosphate acyltransferase — MRKILGKSIFKATGWEYKVDPTILEKKQVIIGFEHTSNLDTILSLALFEILELKIHTLIKKELFKGPLKPILEKLGGIPVDRKANKDIVTQMVDLFNQNDHFNLVIAPEATRAKDGEARKPIRTGFWHIAKAANVPIILMYANARTKQGGILGKIYPTDLQQDLEKIKALYAEYDIDVKIN, encoded by the coding sequence ATGAGAAAAATTTTAGGAAAATCTATTTTTAAAGCAACGGGTTGGGAATACAAGGTTGATCCAACCATTTTAGAAAAGAAACAAGTCATTATTGGATTTGAGCATACCTCAAACCTAGATACCATCCTTTCTCTGGCTTTATTTGAAATTTTAGAATTAAAAATACATACACTGATAAAAAAAGAACTATTCAAAGGTCCTCTCAAGCCTATTTTAGAAAAACTTGGTGGTATTCCTGTCGATCGTAAAGCAAATAAAGATATCGTGACTCAAATGGTTGATCTATTTAATCAAAATGACCATTTTAATCTGGTGATTGCACCCGAAGCCACACGCGCTAAAGATGGTGAAGCACGCAAACCAATTCGCACTGGTTTTTGGCATATTGCAAAAGCAGCCAATGTACCCATCATCTTGATGTATGCAAATGCCAGAACCAAACAAGGCGGCATTTTAGGTAAAATTTACCCTACTGATCTGCAACAGGATTTAGAAAAAATCAAAGCACTATATGCCGAATATGATATTGATGTAAAAATTAACTAA
- a CDS encoding YebC/PmpR family DNA-binding transcriptional regulator, with amino-acid sequence MAGHSKWANIKHRKAKQDASRGKVFTKYIREIVTASRLGGPDAASNPRLRAVVEKALSVNMTRDTINRAIQRGAGGDDNDDLKEVTYEGYGVGGVAVIVETMTDNLNRTVPDVRHCFSKTNGNLGTNGSVAYLFTKRGEISFEDVSLEDKIMEVALEAGADDIEIDEDSILVITSPESFGDVQDALTAAGLKSDNAEVVMSPSTKAEINDIDQAKQIMKMIDMLEDLDDVQNVYTNVEFTEEVLAQLDA; translated from the coding sequence ATGGCGGGTCATTCTAAATGGGCCAATATTAAGCATCGTAAAGCTAAACAAGATGCAAGTCGCGGTAAAGTTTTTACCAAATATATCCGTGAAATCGTAACCGCTTCTAGATTGGGCGGCCCAGATGCGGCGAGTAACCCTCGTTTACGTGCTGTTGTTGAAAAAGCACTTTCAGTAAATATGACACGTGACACGATTAATCGTGCAATTCAACGTGGTGCTGGCGGTGATGATAACGATGATTTAAAAGAAGTAACCTATGAAGGTTATGGTGTGGGTGGTGTTGCGGTTATCGTTGAAACCATGACAGATAACTTAAACCGTACTGTTCCAGATGTTCGCCATTGTTTTTCTAAAACCAATGGTAACTTGGGAACCAACGGTTCGGTGGCTTACCTGTTCACAAAACGTGGTGAAATTTCTTTTGAAGATGTCTCTTTAGAAGACAAAATCATGGAAGTCGCTTTAGAGGCAGGTGCTGATGACATCGAGATCGATGAAGATAGTATCTTAGTCATTACTAGCCCAGAAAGCTTTGGTGATGTTCAAGATGCACTAACCGCAGCAGGTTTAAAATCTGATAATGCTGAAGTTGTGATGAGCCCATCGACTAAAGCTGAAATCAATGATATTGATCAAGCTAAACAAATCATGAAAATGATTGATATGCTCGAAGATCTTGATGATGTTCAAAACGTTTATACAAACGTGGAGTTTACTGAAGAAGTTTTAGCTCAACTTGATGCTTAA
- a CDS encoding Lrp/AsnC family transcriptional regulator, which produces MELDRFDKQILEILTHEDVNLNELSERINLSVSSVHRRIKNLIESQVMGQLKREINFNKLGFSLHILLQVSLSKHDSETFDKFLEEIEDIPEVTNAFLVTGQSADFILELVARNMDDYSEILLRRIGKIDSVVALHSSFVIKEYNVFNCYKLLNKL; this is translated from the coding sequence ATGGAATTGGATCGTTTTGATAAACAAATTCTTGAAATTTTGACCCATGAAGATGTCAATCTAAATGAGCTTTCAGAGCGTATTAATCTCTCAGTGAGTTCGGTGCATCGCCGCATTAAAAACCTGATTGAATCCCAAGTAATGGGGCAGCTCAAACGAGAAATTAATTTTAATAAACTCGGTTTTAGTTTGCATATTCTTTTGCAGGTTTCTTTGAGTAAACATGACAGTGAAACCTTTGATAAGTTTTTAGAAGAAATTGAAGATATTCCAGAGGTGACCAATGCATTTCTAGTGACAGGGCAGAGCGCCGATTTTATTTTAGAGTTAGTTGCGAGAAATATGGATGATTATAGTGAAATCTTACTACGCCGTATTGGTAAGATTGACAGCGTGGTGGCTCTACATTCAAGTTTTGTGATTAAAGAATATAATGTATTTAACTGCTATAAACTTTTAAATAAGCTATAA
- a CDS encoding glutathione S-transferase family protein — MRVLYQFPLSHYCEKARWLLDHKELDYVAHNLIPGFHRAFTYLKSGQYLLPMLKDDKRWVADSTQIALYLDSTYPEHALLRRDEQLREQALEIDKLSGELGVHVRRWSLAQALSVGDHPLEIMMGEQGYLRQFEKISKPILKSLVSSNYKLNPQKVAKSKLRMTELITDLNQRLIDNQGRYLVGDRLGLADIAVCSILAPLLVIKGTPWELENDDIEQFTGELKEYHDYLLDLPIGQYVQRIYATERNARVDWRGL, encoded by the coding sequence ATGCGGGTTTTATACCAATTTCCTTTGTCTCATTATTGTGAAAAAGCTCGCTGGTTGTTAGATCATAAGGAATTGGATTATGTGGCACATAATTTAATTCCTGGTTTTCACCGAGCATTTACCTATCTCAAATCTGGGCAATATCTATTGCCGATGTTGAAAGATGATAAACGCTGGGTTGCTGATTCAACACAAATCGCTTTATATCTTGATAGTACTTATCCTGAACATGCATTATTGAGACGTGATGAACAGTTACGCGAGCAAGCTCTAGAAATTGATAAATTATCGGGTGAGCTGGGTGTGCATGTCCGACGTTGGTCATTGGCGCAAGCGTTATCTGTTGGCGATCATCCACTTGAAATTATGATGGGTGAGCAAGGCTATTTACGCCAGTTTGAAAAAATTTCTAAACCAATTTTAAAGAGTTTAGTTTCTTCAAACTATAAGTTAAATCCTCAGAAAGTCGCAAAATCTAAATTGAGAATGACCGAGTTGATTACCGATCTCAATCAGCGCCTGATTGATAATCAAGGGCGTTATTTGGTTGGCGATCGTCTTGGTTTAGCAGATATAGCAGTTTGTTCAATTCTTGCGCCTTTACTCGTGATTAAAGGTACGCCGTGGGAATTGGAAAATGATGATATTGAACAATTCACGGGTGAATTGAAGGAATATCATGACTATCTATTAGATTTGCCAATTGGACAATATGTGCAACGTATTTATGCGACTGAACGTAATGCAAGGGTTGATTGGCGCGGTTTGTAA
- a CDS encoding SfnB family sulfur acquisition oxidoreductase, with amino-acid sequence MSSKPSAIRTQVQLISNDQQAINAAYQVADFALEDRNKRDQNRILPTEQIIQFSQKGLGGIRIPKQYGGAFVSNKTLVHVFRILTKGDANVGQIPQNQFGLLNFMNITGSDVQKQFIYAEILAGKRIANGGPEKNSRDTKAIQTTLSLENGQYFLNGEKFYSTGTSFADWLAIRALHPDGYTVLAIVDRHAAGVEVINDWNGFGQRTTASGTVKLHNVITDPALFFDERIIADTPNVRGAYSQLLQVAIDVGIAEAAFDDTLSSIRKARPIIDAGVEKASEEHYTLQEVGKLNILLDAAILLLDDAAEYLDELDQVTEVSAEQAARASILVAEAKIYANDAALHISEKLLELGGSRASLSQHNLDQHWRNARVHTLHDPVRWKFHAIGDYYLNGTYPARHAWI; translated from the coding sequence ATGTCCAGTAAACCATCAGCCATTAGAACTCAAGTACAACTGATTTCAAATGATCAGCAGGCGATTAATGCTGCCTATCAAGTTGCTGACTTTGCATTAGAAGATCGAAATAAACGAGACCAAAATCGTATTTTACCCACCGAACAAATTATTCAGTTCAGTCAAAAAGGCTTAGGCGGTATTCGTATTCCAAAACAATATGGCGGTGCTTTTGTCTCCAATAAGACCTTGGTCCATGTATTTCGTATTTTAACTAAAGGCGATGCGAATGTGGGACAAATTCCACAAAACCAATTCGGCCTTTTAAATTTTATGAATATCACTGGTTCAGATGTACAAAAGCAGTTTATCTACGCTGAAATTCTGGCAGGTAAACGCATTGCCAATGGTGGGCCTGAGAAAAACTCAAGAGACACCAAAGCCATTCAAACCACTTTAAGCTTGGAAAATGGTCAATACTTTTTAAATGGAGAAAAGTTTTACTCGACTGGAACCAGCTTTGCAGATTGGTTAGCGATTCGTGCCTTACATCCAGATGGCTATACGGTATTGGCGATCGTTGATCGACATGCCGCTGGTGTTGAAGTGATTAATGACTGGAATGGCTTTGGTCAACGCACCACAGCCAGTGGAACAGTAAAACTACACAACGTCATCACCGATCCTGCATTATTTTTTGATGAACGCATTATTGCCGACACTCCAAATGTGCGTGGTGCGTATTCACAACTGTTGCAAGTCGCGATTGATGTTGGCATTGCCGAAGCAGCTTTTGACGACACCTTATCCAGCATTCGTAAAGCACGTCCCATTATTGATGCAGGTGTAGAAAAAGCCAGTGAAGAGCACTACACCTTACAAGAAGTTGGCAAACTCAATATCCTGCTCGATGCTGCCATTTTATTACTGGACGATGCTGCCGAATATCTAGATGAACTGGATCAAGTCACTGAGGTTTCTGCCGAGCAAGCCGCTCGCGCCTCTATTTTAGTGGCAGAAGCAAAGATCTATGCCAATGATGCTGCGCTGCATATCTCAGAAAAATTACTCGAACTTGGTGGCAGCCGTGCCAGCCTGAGCCAACATAATCTTGATCAACACTGGCGTAATGCCCGTGTACATACCTTACATGATCCTGTGCGTTGGAAATTCCATGCCATTGGTGATTATTACCTCAACGGTACATACCCTGCCCGCCATGCTTGGATTTAA
- a CDS encoding SfnB family sulfur acquisition oxidoreductase encodes MTSYQELQGFAKTNFKAAHIIQSDVEALEIATQLSQQFKQAAVERDANRNLPFTEIEAYSQSGLWAITVPKQYGGAEVSSLTVAKVIALFSGADGSIGQIPQNHFYALEVLRNTGTEAQKKRLYQEVLQGARFGNALAEFKTRTSAHKQSTLIPSENGYLIQGEKFYCTGSLFAHRIPTLVVDETGNEFLAFVQRDSQGLELIDDWSGFGQRTTGSGTVKFNQVFVAKEDVIPFDTAFKQLSLVGPFAQIMHAAIEVGIARAAFEETMQRVRVARPWIDANIDSATQDPLTLSELGRVATDVKASELLLKQAAKSVDAAKQNLNAESLAKASIDVAKVRAHSTETALKASSKLIELAGSRGSQRADGLDRHWRNARVHTLHDAARWKYYFIGNYVLNGILPPRRGTL; translated from the coding sequence ATGACTTCATATCAAGAATTACAAGGTTTTGCCAAAACCAATTTTAAAGCAGCCCATATTATCCAAAGTGATGTTGAAGCCCTAGAAATTGCAACTCAACTCAGTCAACAGTTTAAACAAGCGGCGGTTGAACGTGATGCCAATCGAAACTTGCCGTTTACCGAAATCGAAGCCTATAGCCAGTCAGGTTTATGGGCGATTACCGTACCTAAGCAATATGGTGGTGCAGAAGTTTCCAGCCTCACCGTCGCTAAAGTGATTGCGCTGTTTAGTGGTGCGGATGGTTCAATCGGTCAGATTCCACAAAACCATTTTTATGCATTGGAAGTATTGCGCAATACTGGTACGGAAGCACAAAAGAAACGCCTCTATCAAGAAGTGTTACAAGGTGCACGCTTTGGTAATGCGCTGGCGGAATTTAAAACCCGCACTTCTGCACATAAACAAAGCACCTTAATCCCAAGCGAAAACGGTTATCTGATTCAAGGAGAAAAGTTTTACTGCACGGGTAGCCTATTCGCCCATCGTATTCCAACCCTGGTGGTTGATGAAACAGGTAATGAATTTTTGGCTTTTGTACAAAGAGACAGCCAAGGTTTAGAACTGATTGATGACTGGTCTGGCTTTGGGCAACGGACTACAGGCAGCGGTACAGTCAAATTTAATCAGGTCTTTGTTGCCAAAGAGGATGTGATTCCTTTTGATACCGCCTTTAAGCAACTGTCTTTGGTTGGCCCCTTTGCTCAAATCATGCATGCCGCCATTGAAGTCGGGATTGCTCGTGCTGCTTTTGAAGAAACAATGCAGCGTGTGCGTGTCGCCCGCCCTTGGATTGATGCCAATATTGATTCCGCCACTCAAGACCCCTTAACCCTATCTGAGCTGGGTCGTGTGGCAACCGATGTCAAAGCCAGTGAACTTTTACTTAAACAGGCCGCCAAGTCTGTAGATGCCGCCAAACAGAATCTCAACGCTGAAAGCTTAGCCAAGGCTTCAATTGATGTGGCAAAAGTACGTGCGCATAGTACTGAAACTGCATTAAAGGCATCATCGAAATTGATTGAGTTGGCGGGTAGTCGTGGCAGTCAACGTGCTGATGGTCTTGATCGTCATTGGCGTAATGCACGTGTACATACCTTGCATGATGCTGCACGCTGGAAATATTACTTTATCGGTAATTATGTGTTGAATGGCATTCTGCCTCCACGTCGGGGGACTTTGTAA
- a CDS encoding LLM class flavin-dependent oxidoreductase has translation MSQTIAKKILLNAFDMNCVGHINHGLWTHPRDQSHRFNELSYWTELAQTLEQGLFDGLFLADITGVYDVYQNGIDLTLKESIQLPSHDPSTLISAMALVTQNLSFGVTVNLSYEQPYQFARRFASLDHLTQGRLGWNIVTGYLDSAERLIGQKGLKDHDARYDQAEEFLQLCYKYWEGSWENDALKKDKQQRVFTDPNKVHSINHQGQYYQSQGVFQVAPSIQRTPTLFQAGASPKGLQFATRHAECIFIGGDQPEKIRQQVNKIRLQAQQQGRDEDAIKIFVGITVVVAETHELAQQKLAEYRQYASPEAGLAHYASSVGIDLATFADDEAIPYQKSNSIASVNEKFKEQRISKNDLKAQHILGGRYPLIVGSGAEVAEYLIELLDQTGIDGFNLTRTVAPESHHDFIRLVIPELQQRGRYKTEYATGSLRNKLFAQGDHLTASHPADQFRCRPHNNADDLKIIEEISA, from the coding sequence ATGAGTCAAACGATTGCTAAAAAAATCTTGTTAAATGCCTTTGATATGAACTGTGTCGGTCATATCAATCATGGTTTATGGACACATCCCCGTGATCAATCACATCGCTTTAATGAATTGAGCTATTGGACTGAACTGGCACAAACCTTGGAACAAGGTTTGTTTGATGGTTTATTCCTTGCAGATATTACAGGTGTTTATGATGTCTATCAAAATGGCATCGATCTCACCCTGAAAGAGTCGATTCAGTTACCAAGTCATGATCCCTCTACCCTAATTTCGGCGATGGCTTTGGTCACGCAGAATTTAAGCTTTGGTGTTACCGTTAATTTGAGCTATGAACAGCCCTACCAATTTGCACGGCGTTTTGCCAGTCTGGATCATTTAACCCAAGGTCGTTTGGGCTGGAATATTGTCACAGGTTATCTGGACAGTGCCGAACGCTTAATTGGGCAAAAAGGTTTAAAAGATCATGATGCCCGTTATGATCAGGCCGAAGAATTTCTACAGCTTTGCTATAAATATTGGGAAGGCTCTTGGGAAAATGATGCCTTAAAAAAAGATAAACAACAGCGCGTTTTTACTGACCCCAATAAAGTCCACTCCATCAATCATCAAGGGCAATATTACCAAAGCCAAGGTGTGTTTCAGGTTGCGCCTTCGATTCAACGTACACCAACTCTATTCCAAGCAGGTGCATCACCGAAAGGTCTACAGTTTGCTACGCGTCATGCAGAATGTATTTTTATTGGTGGTGATCAGCCTGAAAAAATTCGTCAGCAAGTTAATAAGATACGACTACAAGCACAGCAACAAGGTCGTGATGAAGATGCGATTAAAATCTTTGTTGGCATTACCGTCGTTGTGGCTGAAACACATGAACTTGCCCAGCAAAAACTGGCTGAATATCGCCAATATGCCAGTCCTGAAGCAGGTTTAGCACATTACGCCAGTTCAGTCGGCATTGATCTTGCCACGTTTGCAGATGATGAAGCGATCCCTTATCAAAAGAGCAATAGCATTGCTTCCGTCAATGAGAAGTTTAAAGAACAGCGCATCAGCAAGAATGACTTAAAAGCCCAACATATTCTGGGTGGACGTTATCCACTCATTGTTGGCAGTGGTGCTGAGGTTGCTGAATACCTGATTGAACTACTCGATCAAACTGGCATTGATGGTTTCAACCTGACTCGCACGGTTGCCCCTGAATCACACCATGATTTCATTCGACTGGTGATCCCTGAGTTACAGCAACGTGGACGTTATAAAACTGAATATGCAACGGGCTCACTGCGGAACAAACTGTTTGCTCAAGGCGATCATTTAACTGCAAGCCATCCTGCTGATCAGTTCCGATGTAGACCACATAACAACGCAGATGACCTAAAAATAATTGAAGAAATTAGTGCTTAA
- a CDS encoding MetQ/NlpA family ABC transporter substrate-binding protein, whose protein sequence is MAQTASKKWLGIGLVVVVAIIALLIWNKQRQNHSSELVIGISPSFAHPLQVAVDEAKQQGLNVKLVEFSDWNTPNITLNHGDIDANFFQHQPFLDNAIKETGFKLKSFAAGAASHVGLYSKKYKSFDELPNGATVAIPNDPVNQGRALLLLQQAKLIELKDSNNHLSALKDITANPKNLKFTEVEGPQTARAIDDVDLAFGYPHYLRLAKTADPESALLFDDNTNKRYAILFVVRDDYQDKDNKLQKFVEIYQNSAKVKAALDSDFGPTLWFPGWK, encoded by the coding sequence ATGGCTCAAACAGCCTCTAAAAAATGGTTGGGTATTGGCCTTGTCGTTGTTGTCGCAATTATTGCCTTATTGATTTGGAATAAACAAAGACAGAACCATAGCAGTGAACTGGTGATTGGGATCAGTCCTTCTTTTGCCCATCCATTGCAAGTTGCAGTGGATGAAGCCAAACAGCAAGGTTTGAATGTCAAATTGGTCGAGTTTTCCGATTGGAATACGCCTAACATCACTTTGAATCATGGTGATATCGATGCGAACTTTTTCCAGCATCAGCCCTTTTTAGATAATGCCATTAAAGAAACTGGCTTTAAATTAAAATCCTTTGCTGCAGGTGCAGCTTCACATGTTGGACTGTATTCAAAAAAATATAAAAGTTTTGATGAACTCCCGAATGGTGCAACGGTGGCTATTCCAAATGACCCCGTTAATCAAGGGCGTGCTTTATTACTATTACAACAAGCCAAGTTGATTGAATTGAAAGACAGTAATAATCACCTTTCAGCACTGAAAGACATCACCGCAAATCCGAAGAACCTGAAATTTACCGAAGTTGAAGGCCCACAAACTGCACGTGCCATTGATGATGTTGATCTCGCTTTTGGCTATCCACATTACTTACGTTTAGCTAAGACGGCTGATCCTGAAAGTGCCTTATTGTTTGATGACAATACCAACAAGCGTTATGCGATTTTATTTGTGGTTCGTGATGATTATCAGGACAAAGACAACAAGCTACAGAAATTTGTCGAGATTTATCAAAACTCAGCAAAAGTTAAAGCAGCCTTGGATAGCGATTTCGGTCCAACGTTGTGGTTCCCAGGTTGGAAATAA
- a CDS encoding methionine ABC transporter ATP-binding protein produces MVSFGSQVDFSVPHLKIRGLNKFYDVQGQRLHALKDINIDIPKAQIVGIIGKSGAGKSSLLRTLNGLESIDTGSILIHQQNIAELNHAELIKTRQKIGMIFQHFNLMSAKTVWENVALPLRVAGYDKAEIEQRVGDVLTLVGLEAKRNDYPAQLSGGQKQRVGIARALVSQPEILLCDEATSALDPESTANILSLLKQINRDLGLTIVLITHEMQVIQEICDQVIVIDQGEIVEAGQVWSVFSNPQQQITQELLNFEQVNLPFKLSPTILPQSTHQILKLKYVSESKSVPDLYELLDGFNSPVQVYHSQIDNIQQRSIGSLIIGIRNLDFDLNRAQFAKHPAITQLEVIGYVQSTH; encoded by the coding sequence ATGGTGAGTTTTGGTTCACAGGTCGATTTTTCAGTCCCGCATCTGAAAATACGCGGTTTAAATAAGTTTTATGATGTACAGGGCCAACGCTTACATGCTTTAAAAGACATTAATATTGATATTCCCAAAGCACAGATTGTTGGGATTATCGGGAAAAGTGGCGCTGGTAAATCATCCCTACTCCGCACCTTAAATGGCTTAGAGTCGATTGATACTGGCAGCATCCTGATTCATCAACAAAATATTGCTGAACTCAACCATGCCGAATTGATCAAGACCCGGCAGAAAATTGGCATGATTTTTCAGCATTTTAATTTGATGTCTGCCAAAACGGTGTGGGAAAACGTGGCTTTACCACTCCGTGTTGCGGGTTATGACAAGGCTGAGATTGAACAACGGGTCGGTGATGTACTGACATTGGTTGGCTTAGAAGCAAAGCGAAATGATTACCCTGCTCAACTCTCAGGTGGACAGAAACAACGTGTTGGGATCGCACGGGCCTTGGTTTCTCAACCCGAGATCCTGCTCTGTGATGAAGCCACCTCAGCACTGGACCCTGAAAGTACCGCCAATATTCTATCCTTATTAAAACAGATTAACCGAGACCTCGGTTTAACCATCGTCTTGATCACCCATGAAATGCAGGTCATTCAGGAGATTTGCGATCAGGTGATTGTAATTGATCAGGGTGAAATTGTTGAAGCTGGGCAAGTCTGGTCGGTATTTTCCAATCCGCAACAACAGATCACGCAGGAATTACTCAACTTTGAACAGGTAAATTTACCCTTTAAGCTGAGCCCAACTATTCTGCCTCAAAGCACACATCAGATTTTAAAATTGAAATATGTCAGTGAATCGAAATCGGTGCCTGATTTATATGAACTATTGGATGGTTTTAATAGCCCCGTTCAGGTCTATCATAGTCAGATAGATAACATTCAGCAGCGTAGCATCGGCTCACTGATCATCGGGATTCGCAATCTCGACTTTGATCTGAACAGGGCCCAATTTGCAAAACATCCTGCAATAACACAACTTGAGGTGATCGGTTATGTACAATCAACTCATTGA
- a CDS encoding methionine ABC transporter permease has protein sequence MYNQLIDLLLTGTTDTLIMVGVSAILAFLIGLPIALILVSTADFGIYPSKKINQSLGWVINITRSVPFLILMVALIPFTRWIVGTSYGVLAAIVPLTIAAIPFFARIAEVSLREVDQGLIEAAQAMGCNRKQILWHVLLPEALPGIVAGFTVTIVTMISSSAIAGAIGAGGLGDIAYRYGYQRFDMQVMLAVIVVLIILVMLVQSTGDNIAKQLDKRKV, from the coding sequence ATGTACAATCAACTCATTGATCTGCTACTGACAGGTACGACCGATACTTTAATCATGGTCGGTGTTTCTGCGATTCTCGCCTTTTTGATTGGTCTGCCGATTGCCTTGATTCTTGTCAGTACAGCAGATTTTGGGATTTATCCTTCCAAGAAAATCAATCAGTCTTTGGGCTGGGTGATTAACATCACTCGATCCGTACCCTTTCTAATTTTAATGGTGGCATTGATTCCATTTACCCGTTGGATCGTTGGCACCAGTTATGGGGTCTTGGCTGCGATTGTGCCCTTAACCATCGCCGCTATTCCATTCTTCGCCCGTATTGCCGAAGTCAGCCTACGTGAAGTTGATCAAGGTTTGATTGAAGCCGCTCAAGCGATGGGCTGTAACCGTAAGCAGATTCTTTGGCATGTACTCCTTCCTGAAGCTTTGCCGGGGATTGTTGCAGGTTTTACTGTGACCATTGTGACCATGATCAGTTCATCTGCTATTGCAGGTGCGATTGGTGCCGGTGGGCTCGGTGATATTGCCTATCGCTATGGTTATCAGCGTTTTGATATGCAAGTCATGCTGGCAGTGATTGTGGTACTGATTATTTTAGTCATGCTGGTTCAAAGCACCGGCGATAATATTGCCAAACAGCTAGATAAACGCAAAGTTTAA
- the ychF gene encoding redox-regulated ATPase YchF: MGFNCGIVGLPNVGKSTLFNALTKAAIAAENFPFCTIEPNTGIVPVPDPRLDKLTAIVKPQRVIPTTMEFVDIAGLVAGASKGEGLGNQFLANIRETDAIAHVVRCFEDENVIHVNGKIDPLDDIATINTELALADLDTVAKALLRLTKAAKGGDKDAIATKAALEKIQPLLDEGKPARAADLSDDERKAVRGFGLMTLKPTMYIANVAEDGFENNPHLEAVKKLAAEENAIVVPLCNQIEAEISLLEDEDRAEFLEAMGMEEPGLNVVIRAGYSLLGLQTYFTAGVQEVRAWTVKVGATAPQAAGVIHTDFEKGFIRAECVAYDDFIQYNGESGAKEAGKWRLEGKTYVVQDGDVLHFRFNV; the protein is encoded by the coding sequence ATGGGTTTTAATTGCGGTATTGTTGGTCTGCCAAACGTAGGTAAATCTACATTGTTTAATGCATTAACAAAGGCAGCGATTGCAGCTGAAAACTTTCCGTTCTGTACCATTGAACCCAATACAGGCATTGTCCCTGTTCCAGATCCACGTTTAGACAAACTTACAGCGATTGTTAAACCGCAACGTGTTATTCCAACTACTATGGAATTCGTTGATATCGCAGGTTTGGTTGCTGGTGCATCAAAAGGTGAAGGTTTGGGTAACCAATTCCTTGCCAACATCCGTGAAACAGATGCAATTGCACACGTAGTACGTTGTTTTGAAGATGAAAACGTGATTCACGTAAATGGTAAAATTGATCCATTAGATGACATCGCAACTATTAACACTGAACTTGCTCTTGCTGATCTTGATACCGTTGCAAAAGCATTACTACGCTTAACTAAAGCAGCTAAAGGTGGCGATAAAGATGCGATTGCCACTAAAGCAGCATTAGAAAAAATCCAACCTTTGCTTGACGAAGGTAAACCAGCGCGTGCCGCTGACCTTTCTGATGACGAACGCAAAGCTGTTCGTGGTTTTGGTTTAATGACACTAAAACCGACCATGTATATTGCCAACGTTGCAGAAGATGGTTTTGAAAACAACCCACATCTTGAAGCAGTAAAAAAACTTGCTGCTGAAGAAAATGCAATCGTTGTACCGCTTTGCAACCAAATCGAAGCTGAAATTTCATTACTTGAAGATGAAGATCGCGCTGAATTCCTTGAAGCGATGGGTATGGAAGAACCTGGTCTAAACGTGGTAATTCGTGCAGGTTATAGCTTACTTGGCTTACAAACTTACTTCACTGCAGGTGTACAAGAAGTTCGTGCTTGGACAGTTAAAGTCGGTGCGACTGCGCCACAAGCGGCTGGTGTGATTCATACTGACTTCGAAAAAGGCTTTATCCGTGCTGAATGTGTTGCTTATGATGACTTTATTCAATACAACGGTGAAAGCGGTGCCAAAGAAGCAGGTAAATGGCGTCTAGAAGGTAAAACTTACGTCGTTCAAGACGGCGATGTATTACACTTCCGTTTTAACGTGTAA